Proteins encoded together in one Campylobacter concisus window:
- a CDS encoding helix-turn-helix transcriptional regulator, which translates to MHPILKAFIPTANLIQKSSPFACEVVLHDLSHPQRSVVYVAGDVTGRKVGQSFDHLVMEVLNSKNFKDDYVANYFFTKDEKLVKSSTAFIRDEHGEIIGAICVNVDASVAKSLFEMAGNFLKTSENEPNSEQNDDVMQIVLNLIDKIIAKNEGKKLKKEQKLELVGFMNEKGIFNIKGAIEVVAAKLNVSKITIYGYLDQLKKKRP; encoded by the coding sequence ATGCATCCTATATTAAAGGCATTTATCCCAACGGCAAATCTCATACAAAAAAGCTCGCCATTTGCCTGCGAAGTCGTCCTACACGATCTCTCGCACCCGCAGCGCTCAGTCGTTTATGTAGCTGGCGACGTTACTGGCAGAAAGGTCGGACAAAGCTTTGACCACCTTGTAATGGAGGTCTTAAACAGTAAAAATTTCAAAGACGACTACGTGGCAAACTACTTTTTTACCAAGGATGAAAAGCTGGTGAAGTCTTCAACTGCATTTATCAGAGACGAGCACGGCGAGATCATCGGGGCGATATGCGTAAATGTCGATGCTAGCGTGGCAAAGAGCCTTTTTGAAATGGCTGGAAATTTCTTAAAAACGAGTGAAAATGAGCCAAATAGCGAGCAAAACGACGACGTGATGCAGATAGTTTTAAATTTGATCGACAAGATCATCGCCAAAAACGAGGGCAAAAAGCTCAAAAAGGAGCAAAAGCTAGAGCTCGTGGGCTTTATGAACGAAAAGGGCATTTTTAACATAAAGGGCGCTATCGAGGTCGTAGCAGCCAAGCTAAACGTCTCAAAGATCACGATATATGGCTATTTAGACCAGCTTAAAAAGAAGCGCCCGTGA
- a CDS encoding RidA family protein has protein sequence MKIYETEISKKKKAHYSLATEHNGILYISGQLSMDPETRQIPEGLKAQTRQALKNLDNVLKLANATRNDILMCRIYTPDIDFWDEIDDEYALFFGDHKPARVVVPTNKLHFGCLLEIEATAILDRKI, from the coding sequence ATGAAAATTTACGAGACCGAAATTTCAAAAAAGAAAAAGGCTCACTACTCTTTGGCTACCGAGCACAACGGCATCCTCTACATCTCAGGTCAGCTTAGTATGGACCCAGAGACTAGGCAGATCCCAGAGGGGCTAAAAGCTCAAACAAGGCAGGCTTTAAAAAACCTTGATAACGTGCTAAAGCTGGCAAATGCGACAAGAAACGACATATTGATGTGCCGCATCTATACGCCAGATATCGACTTTTGGGACGAGATAGATGACGAGTACGCGCTATTTTTTGGTGATCACAAGCCAGCTCGCGTCGTAGTGCCGACAAACAAACTTCACTTTGGCTGCCTGCTAGAGATCGAAGCTACAGCGATACTTGATAGAAAAATTTAA